GAGATAAAATCGACGAACAATTATCTTCAATATGTGTAAATGATACCCCAAATCACTTCTTTGATTGATAGAGTATATTGGaggaatattatatatattctttttcccTATTATGTTGTACTCTTCTTCTATGAAAAAGAGAGGAATCGATGTATTTAACAtacaaaaaatagagaatttaCTTTTCTCCATATTCTGTAATTTTGGGCCTTTAGTTTATAGCTAAAAAAACCTTTTTACCCTTGAACTCTTACTTATGCCCTTTTAACTCGAGGGGAGAGGGGACATATTGTGCCCCAGAGACCTATTACACCccttaaatcaaaattttggacTAATCATATACCTCATTGTTCAGGTAGCACCATTCGTTAAATCAGGCGTGATTGAGGAGAGTGAATGATGAAATGAGTCTCTCCTCTCTCTGCCTTCTCTTTCTCCAATCCCATGCCCAACTTCTCTGTTGTCGTCATCTGTCGCTTGCTCCTCCATCGTCGACGTTCGCCTTGTcactatgtgtatatatatatgttgttgtgtgtatatatatatatataataaatcatATACATTGTATATATGTTGCTATGTGTTAAATCGATTCCTCAAATATATTAATCGATCGGATTTTGATaaacatataatttattgtaTATAGGTTactttgtataatatatatatttatatatatatatatatatattagttgatCTGGTTTGCAATGGTCGATCGATAGAAGGGAAAGCCAAGCCGCAACAACAATGATGAAACCTGATCGAATTTCATCATGGGATGAAACCCGATTCATCTTTAATGAAACCCAATCGAGGTTTTATCCTTCTTTTTCGTCGTACACAGCTTTTTCGTTGCCATCATCCATTGTTCGTGCCTCCATCATTATGCACTGTGTATACatgcattaatataaaatttaaataaataattatatataatttatcaatatttgatgataaaattttatcaattagatgacatcaatatatatatatatattatattaatataaaattttatctaaacaCATGTATGTCATGcgtagaattttaaaatttgaagagTGTAATAGATGCCTTTTTACAACTTGAGGGACACGATAAATCCCCACTCAAGTTAAGGAGAGTTCAGGAacagaaatatatttttagccTTAGTTTATAGCTTATGAATTGAATGTGGCTTTAATCGaaagttttatatttaacaGCGTGAAGATATTCTATTTGTCTCTAATTCAATCATGATAGAAAtgcttctcttattttttcaattGCATTAGGACGTGATAGTTTGTTCAATTTCATAATACGGgaaattttgaatttggttTCAGCTGCGAGTATATTACCTTTTGTGTttgctattttatttatttaatttgatattactTAATTTCATTTGCCTTTGTGTCTGCTAGGTATAAAGATTTGTGGATCCTTTACTTTGGGTAATTTATTGAGAGatcatttcatattattttaccAACTGGAAcgcaatttcttttcttttttttggacCAAAAAAGGTGAATTCTCTTGCCTCTCTTAAGGGTTCCTCGCAGTTCAGTCtcataattttgacaaaagagataaatcacGGAACCTAACAGTGAAAATCGAATACGAGATTTGTGACCGACTATATAGCGACTAGAATTCAGTCTTCTTTGAAACCAATATATATACAGTCTTAATCGCTGAGCTATGTTTGCAGGTTCTGGGCATAATGGAGGGTGGGTATGTTGTTTGTCGGTTTCTTTGGTGATGTcggttttttttgtttttttcaatttttttgattttgtttctttttttgtgaatttgtttggtaagttatataaataatatgataaaaatccCCAATCTAACCCCAGAACAAGCTTATAAATTAAGATAACAAGTTTTAAACTTtgttaatttactaaataaatttaaaaataagctcaatcacatttatttaattaaattaaatataaaagtaaaaaactGAGACAAGTAGTTCCCAGAGAAGGGAGCGAAGTTTGAAAAACGACCCGATTCAATTGCTGGAAAGAAACGGGTTATTCGTTAATACTTAGAAGCCAGGGAATTGAAGTCTGAAAACGTATATGTAAGTCACACCAACGCCGCAGGCTCCGTCTCGCCGACCGTCTGGTTTACAAGAGGAACCAATTCGCCGGCGGCGGCGCTGTCCTCGTCGTCCACAACCAGATCGTCTCTAGTCCTCAACACTGCATGAATCAAAATCACAGGCACTGATCCTGCTAGACTCGCGAAGAAATGAATGGCGGCCTTGGTCAATATCATCGCCACCATGGTAACAATGGCGATCAACGCCAGAACCAGAATTTTTTCGATGACCATGGGGTGCGATCGCAGCAGTAGCAAGAACAGGCAAGTTACGACCGTCATGGCCATCAGGATCATCAAAGAAACCTTCCGATGCGGCAAGAGAGGGA
The Diospyros lotus cultivar Yz01 chromosome 12, ASM1463336v1, whole genome shotgun sequence DNA segment above includes these coding regions:
- the LOC127787413 gene encoding PRA1 family protein F4-like — translated: MFLCAFGSVIFIDFGFEEAFKKSFFTSLLPSISTMAMANIGSTTVQRPTAAPPPLAASTPIIGSKHYSSRRNRNNSKSTFPFDIPSSPEAAAARIIRNLTFFGPYYLIFAWSILAIPLLPHRKVSLMILMAMTVVTCLFLLLLRSHPMVIEKILVLALIAIVTMVAMILTKAAIHFFASLAGSVPVILIHAVLRTRDDLVVDDEDSAAAGELVPLVNQTVGETEPAALV